In Falco biarmicus isolate bFalBia1 chromosome 7, bFalBia1.pri, whole genome shotgun sequence, a single window of DNA contains:
- the BNIP2 gene encoding BCL2/adenovirus E1B 19 kDa protein-interacting protein 2 isoform X1, with translation MEGVEFKEEWQDEDFPRPLPEDDPVESDILAAAGTESEAEVNGTKVRKKLMAPDISLTLDHSEESVLSDDLDESGEIDLDDLDTPSENSNEFEWEDDLPKPKTTDVIRKGSLTEYTVVEEKDDGRRWRMFRIGEQDHRVDMKAIEPYKKVISHGGYYGDGLNAIVVFAVCFMPESSQPNYRYLMDNLFKYVIGTLELLVAENYMIVYLNGATTRRKMPSLGWLRKCYQQIDRRLRKNLKSLIIVHPSWFIRTLLAITKPFISSKFSQKIRYVFSLAELAELIPMEYVGIPECIKQYEEEKFRKKQKRVDQELNGKQEQKSEQ, from the exons ATGGAAGGTGTTGAGTTTAAGGAAGAATGGCAAGATGAAGATTTTCcaag GCCCCTGCCAGAGGACGATCCTGTTGAGTCAGATATATTGGCTGCAGCTGGAACAGAAAGTGAAGCTG aggTTAATGGAACCAAAGTGAGGAAGAAATTAATGGCTCCAGATATTAGCTTAACTTTGGATCACAGTGAGGAATCTGTTTTGTCTGATGACTTGGATGAGAGTGGAGAGATTGATTTGGACGATTTGGATACTCcttcagaaaacagcaatgaGTTTGAATGGGAAG ATGATCTTCCGAAACCAAAAACTACTGATGTAATTAGGAAAGGATCACTTACTGAATACACTGTGGTAGAGGAGAAGGATGATGGTCGACGCTGGCGAATGTTTAGGATTGGAGAACAGGACCATAGGGTGGACATGAAGGCTATTGAACCATACAAAAAAGTTATCAGTCATGGTG gTTATTATGGTGACGGGTTAAATGCCATTGTTGTGTTTGCCGTTTGTTTTATGCCTGAAAGCAGTCAGCCTAACTACAGATACCTAATGGACAATCTATTTAA GTATGTAATTGGCACTTTAGAGCTGTTAGTAGCAGAGAACTATATGATAGTTTACCTGAATGGCGCAACAACGCGGAGAAAAATGCCAAGTTTGGGCTGGCTTAGGAAATGTTACCAGCAAATTGACAGAAG GTTAAGGAAAAACCTGAAGTCATTAATCATAGTTCATCCTTCTTGGTTCATCAGAACGCTTTTGGCCATCACAAAACCTTTTATTAG CTCAAAATTCAGCCAAAAAATTAGGTATGTCTTTAGCCTGGCAGAACTAGCTGAACTCATCCCCATGGAATACGTTGGCATCCCAGAATGCATAAAACA gtatgaagaagaaaagtttagaaagaaacagaaaag AGTTGACCAAGAGCTGAATGGAAAACAAGAGCAGAAAAGTGAACAGTAA
- the BNIP2 gene encoding BCL2/adenovirus E1B 19 kDa protein-interacting protein 2 isoform X2, translating into MEGVEFKEEWQDEDFPRPLPEDDPVESDILAAAGTESEAEVNGTKVRKKLMAPDISLTLDHSEESVLSDDLDESGEIDLDDLDTPSENSNEFEWEDDLPKPKTTDVIRKGSLTEYTVVEEKDDGRRWRMFRIGEQDHRVDMKAIEPYKKVISHGGYYGDGLNAIVVFAVCFMPESSQPNYRYLMDNLFKYVIGTLELLVAENYMIVYLNGATTRRKMPSLGWLRKCYQQIDRRLRKNLKSLIIVHPSWFIRTLLAITKPFISSKFSQKIRYVFSLAELAELIPMEYVGIPECIKQVDQELNGKQEQKSEQ; encoded by the exons ATGGAAGGTGTTGAGTTTAAGGAAGAATGGCAAGATGAAGATTTTCcaag GCCCCTGCCAGAGGACGATCCTGTTGAGTCAGATATATTGGCTGCAGCTGGAACAGAAAGTGAAGCTG aggTTAATGGAACCAAAGTGAGGAAGAAATTAATGGCTCCAGATATTAGCTTAACTTTGGATCACAGTGAGGAATCTGTTTTGTCTGATGACTTGGATGAGAGTGGAGAGATTGATTTGGACGATTTGGATACTCcttcagaaaacagcaatgaGTTTGAATGGGAAG ATGATCTTCCGAAACCAAAAACTACTGATGTAATTAGGAAAGGATCACTTACTGAATACACTGTGGTAGAGGAGAAGGATGATGGTCGACGCTGGCGAATGTTTAGGATTGGAGAACAGGACCATAGGGTGGACATGAAGGCTATTGAACCATACAAAAAAGTTATCAGTCATGGTG gTTATTATGGTGACGGGTTAAATGCCATTGTTGTGTTTGCCGTTTGTTTTATGCCTGAAAGCAGTCAGCCTAACTACAGATACCTAATGGACAATCTATTTAA GTATGTAATTGGCACTTTAGAGCTGTTAGTAGCAGAGAACTATATGATAGTTTACCTGAATGGCGCAACAACGCGGAGAAAAATGCCAAGTTTGGGCTGGCTTAGGAAATGTTACCAGCAAATTGACAGAAG GTTAAGGAAAAACCTGAAGTCATTAATCATAGTTCATCCTTCTTGGTTCATCAGAACGCTTTTGGCCATCACAAAACCTTTTATTAG CTCAAAATTCAGCCAAAAAATTAGGTATGTCTTTAGCCTGGCAGAACTAGCTGAACTCATCCCCATGGAATACGTTGGCATCCCAGAATGCATAAAACA AGTTGACCAAGAGCTGAATGGAAAACAAGAGCAGAAAAGTGAACAGTAA
- the GTF2A2 gene encoding transcription initiation factor IIA subunit 2 → MAYQLYRNTTLGNSLQESLDELIQSQQITPQLALQVLLQFDKAINSALAQRVRNRVNFRGSLNTYRFCDNVWTFVLNDVEFREVTELVKVDKVKIVACDGKNTGSNTAE, encoded by the exons ATGGCCTACCAGCTGTACCGGAACACCACGCTGGGGAACAGCCTGCAGGAGAGCCTGGATGAGCTCATCCAG TCACAGCAGATCACTCCTCAGCTGGCCCTTCAGGTGCTACTTCAGTTTGATAAAGCTATAAATTCGGCATTGGCACAACGAGTCAGGAACAGAGTCAATTTCAGG GGGTCTCTGAATACATACAGGTTCTGTGACAACGTATGGACATTTGTACTGAACGATGTTGAATTTAGGGAGGTCACTGAACTTGTGAAAGTGGATAAAGTGAAAATTGTAGCATGTGATGGAAAAA